The proteins below are encoded in one region of Odocoileus virginianus isolate 20LAN1187 ecotype Illinois chromosome 34, Ovbor_1.2, whole genome shotgun sequence:
- the MYB gene encoding transcriptional activator Myb isoform X3: MARRPRHSIYSSDEDDEDIEMCDHDYDGLLPKSGKRHLGKTRWTREEDEKLKKLVEQNGTDDWKVIANYLPNRTDVQCQHRWQKVLNPELIKGPWTKEEDQRVIELVQKYGPKRWSVIAKHLKGRIGKQCRERWHNHLNPEVKKTSWTEEEDRIIYQAHKRLGNRWAEIAKLLPGRTDNAIKNHWNSTMRRKVEQEGYLQESSKASQPPVTTNFQKNSHLMGFTHAPPSAQLPPAGQPTVNSDYSYYHISEAQNVSSHVPYPVALHVNIVNVPQPAAAAIQRHYNDEDPEKEKRIKELELLLMSTENELKGQQALPTQNHTGSYPGWHSTTIADHTRPHGDSAPVSCLEEHHSTPSLPADPGSLPEESASPARCMIVHQGTILDNVKNLLEFAETLQFIDSDASSWGDLSSFEFFEEADFSPSQHDAGKALQLQQREGSVNRPAGEPSARASRRKLSEGSLDLPKPFPPVRPSTIPRVILQKKRGQASPFTTGHSSSLVLADVSSSTPKRSPVKSLPFSPSQFLNTSNNHENLDLEMPSLTSTPLNGHKLTVTTPFHRDQTVKIQKENTIFRTPAIKRSILESSPRTPTPFKHALTAQEIKYGPLKMLPQTPSHLVEDLQDVIKQESDESGIVAEFQENGQPLLKKIKQEVESPTDKAGNFFCSNHWEGESLNTQLFTQASPVADVPPCSGAWESASCGKTDDQMTASGQPRKYVNAFSTRTLVM, from the exons AATCGAACAGATGTGCAGTGCCAGCACCGATGGCAGAAAGTACTAAACCCTGAGCTCATCAAGGGTCCTTGGACCAAAGAGGAAGATCAGAGA GTGATAGAGCTTGTACAGAAATACGGTCCGAAACGTTGGTCTGTTATTGCCAAGCACTTAAAGGGGAGAATTGGAAAACAATGTAGGGAGAGGTGGCATAACCACTTGAATCCAGAAGTTAAGAAAACCTCCTggacagaagaggaagacagaattATTTACCAGGCACACAAGAGACTGGGGAACAGATGGGCAGAAATCGCAAAGCTACTGCCTGGACG AACTGATAATGCTATCAAGAACCACTGGAATTCTACAATGCGTCGTAAGGTTGAGCAGGAAGGTTATCTGCAGGAGTCTTCTAAAGCCAGCCAGCCACCAGTGACCACAAACTTTCAAAAGAACAGCCATTTGATGGGCTTTACGCATGCTCCGCCTTCAGCTCAACTCCCTCCAGCTGGCCAACCCACAGTTAACAGTGACTATTCCTATTACCACATTTCTGAAGCACAAAAC GTCTCCAGTCACGTCCCGTATCCTGTAGCATTACATGTAAATATTGTCAATGTCCCCCAGCCAGCTGCTGCGGCTATTCAG AGACACTATAATGATGAAGACCCTGAGAAAGAAAAGCGAATAAAGGAGTTAGAGTTGCTTCTAATGTCAACTGAGAATGAACTCAAAGGACAGCAGGCTCTTCCA ACACAGAACCACACAGGCAGCTACCCCGGCTGGCACAGCACCACCATTGCCGACCACACCAGACCTCATGGAGACAGTGCACCTGTTTCCTGTTTGGAAGAGCACCACTCCACTCCATCTCTGCCCGCGGATCCCGGCTCCCTACCTGAAGAAAGCGCCTCTCCTGCCAGGTGCATGATCGTCCACCAAGGCACCATCCTGGACAATGTTAAGAACCTCTTAGAATTTGCAGAAACACTTCAATTTATAGATTCT GATGCTTCATCGTGGGGTGATCTCAGCAGTTTTGAATTCTTTGAAGAAGCAGATTTTTCACCTAGCCAACACGATGCAGGCAAAGCCCTCCAGCTTCAGCAGAGAGAAGGCAGTGTGAATAGACCTGCAGGAGAGCCTAGCGCAAGGGCGAGCAGACGCAAGTTGAGTGAGGGTTCACTTGACCTGCCCAAGCCCTTCCCTCCTGTGAGGCCCAGCACAATTCCACGGGTCATCCTTCAAAAAAAGCGGGGCCAGGCCAGCCCCTTCACCACTGGACACTCTAGTTCCTTGGTACTTGCTGACGTCAGCAGTTCAACTCCCAAGCGTTCCCCTGTCAAAAGCCTACCATTCTCCCCCTCGCAG TTCTTAAACACTTCCAATAACCATGAAAACTTAGACTTGGAAATGCCTTCTTTAACTTCCACCCCACTAAATGGTCACAAATTGACTGTTACAACTCCATTTCATAGAGACCAGACTGtgaaaattcaaaaggaaaatactAT cttcagAACTCCAGCTATCAAAAGGTCAATTCTAGAAAGCTCTCCAAGAACTCCTACACCATTCAAACATGCACTCACAGCTCAAGAAATTAAATATGGTCCCTTGAAGATGCTA CCTCAGACACCGTCTCATCTAGTAGAAGACCTCCAGGATGTGATCAAACAGGAATCTGATGAATCTGGGATTGTTGCTGAGTTTCAAGAAAATGGGCAACCTTTACTGAAGAAGATCAAACAAGAG GTGGAATCTCCAACTGATAAAGCAGGAAACTTCTTCTGCTCAAACCACTGGGAAGGGGAGAGTCTGAACACTCAGCTGTTCACGCAGGCGTCGCCTGTGGCAGACGTGCCA CCTTGTAGCGGTGCTTGGGAATCCGCATCCTGTGGGAAGACAGACGATCAGATGACAGCTTCCGGTCAGCCTCGGAAATACGTGAATGCCTTCTCAACCCGGACTCTGGTCATGTGA
- the MYB gene encoding transcriptional activator Myb isoform X1 encodes MARRPRHSIYSSDEDDEDIEMCDHDYDGLLPKSGKRHLGKTRWTREEDEKLKKLVEQNGTDDWKVIANYLPNRTDVQCQHRWQKVLNPELIKGPWTKEEDQRVIELVQKYGPKRWSVIAKHLKGRIGKQCRERWHNHLNPEVKKTSWTEEEDRIIYQAHKRLGNRWAEIAKLLPGRTDNAIKNHWNSTMRRKVEQEGYLQESSKASQPPVTTNFQKNSHLMGFTHAPPSAQLPPAGQPTVNSDYSYYHISEAQNVSSHVPYPVALHVNIVNVPQPAAAAIQRHYNDEDPEKEKRIKELELLLMSTENELKGQQALPTQNHTGSYPGWHSTTIADHTRPHGDSAPVSCLEEHHSTPSLPADPGSLPEESASPARCMIVHQGTILDNVKNLLEFAETLQFIDSDASSWGDLSSFEFFEEADFSPSQHDAGKALQLQQREGSVNRPAGEPSARASRRKLSEGSLDLPKPFPPVRPSTIPRVILQKKRGQASPFTTGHSSSLVLADVSSSTPKRSPVKSLPFSPSQFLNTSNNHENLDLEMPSLTSTPLNGHKLTVTTPFHRDQTVKIQKENTIFRTPAIKRSILESSPRTPTPFKHALTAQEIKYGPLKMLPQTPSHLVEDLQDVIKQESDESGIVAEFQENGQPLLKKIKQEVESPTDKAGNFFCSNHWEGESLNTQLFTQASPVADVPNILTSSVLMTPVSEDEDNVLKAFTVPKNRSLASPLQPCSGAWESASCGKTDDQMTASGQPRKYVNAFSTRTLVM; translated from the exons AATCGAACAGATGTGCAGTGCCAGCACCGATGGCAGAAAGTACTAAACCCTGAGCTCATCAAGGGTCCTTGGACCAAAGAGGAAGATCAGAGA GTGATAGAGCTTGTACAGAAATACGGTCCGAAACGTTGGTCTGTTATTGCCAAGCACTTAAAGGGGAGAATTGGAAAACAATGTAGGGAGAGGTGGCATAACCACTTGAATCCAGAAGTTAAGAAAACCTCCTggacagaagaggaagacagaattATTTACCAGGCACACAAGAGACTGGGGAACAGATGGGCAGAAATCGCAAAGCTACTGCCTGGACG AACTGATAATGCTATCAAGAACCACTGGAATTCTACAATGCGTCGTAAGGTTGAGCAGGAAGGTTATCTGCAGGAGTCTTCTAAAGCCAGCCAGCCACCAGTGACCACAAACTTTCAAAAGAACAGCCATTTGATGGGCTTTACGCATGCTCCGCCTTCAGCTCAACTCCCTCCAGCTGGCCAACCCACAGTTAACAGTGACTATTCCTATTACCACATTTCTGAAGCACAAAAC GTCTCCAGTCACGTCCCGTATCCTGTAGCATTACATGTAAATATTGTCAATGTCCCCCAGCCAGCTGCTGCGGCTATTCAG AGACACTATAATGATGAAGACCCTGAGAAAGAAAAGCGAATAAAGGAGTTAGAGTTGCTTCTAATGTCAACTGAGAATGAACTCAAAGGACAGCAGGCTCTTCCA ACACAGAACCACACAGGCAGCTACCCCGGCTGGCACAGCACCACCATTGCCGACCACACCAGACCTCATGGAGACAGTGCACCTGTTTCCTGTTTGGAAGAGCACCACTCCACTCCATCTCTGCCCGCGGATCCCGGCTCCCTACCTGAAGAAAGCGCCTCTCCTGCCAGGTGCATGATCGTCCACCAAGGCACCATCCTGGACAATGTTAAGAACCTCTTAGAATTTGCAGAAACACTTCAATTTATAGATTCT GATGCTTCATCGTGGGGTGATCTCAGCAGTTTTGAATTCTTTGAAGAAGCAGATTTTTCACCTAGCCAACACGATGCAGGCAAAGCCCTCCAGCTTCAGCAGAGAGAAGGCAGTGTGAATAGACCTGCAGGAGAGCCTAGCGCAAGGGCGAGCAGACGCAAGTTGAGTGAGGGTTCACTTGACCTGCCCAAGCCCTTCCCTCCTGTGAGGCCCAGCACAATTCCACGGGTCATCCTTCAAAAAAAGCGGGGCCAGGCCAGCCCCTTCACCACTGGACACTCTAGTTCCTTGGTACTTGCTGACGTCAGCAGTTCAACTCCCAAGCGTTCCCCTGTCAAAAGCCTACCATTCTCCCCCTCGCAG TTCTTAAACACTTCCAATAACCATGAAAACTTAGACTTGGAAATGCCTTCTTTAACTTCCACCCCACTAAATGGTCACAAATTGACTGTTACAACTCCATTTCATAGAGACCAGACTGtgaaaattcaaaaggaaaatactAT cttcagAACTCCAGCTATCAAAAGGTCAATTCTAGAAAGCTCTCCAAGAACTCCTACACCATTCAAACATGCACTCACAGCTCAAGAAATTAAATATGGTCCCTTGAAGATGCTA CCTCAGACACCGTCTCATCTAGTAGAAGACCTCCAGGATGTGATCAAACAGGAATCTGATGAATCTGGGATTGTTGCTGAGTTTCAAGAAAATGGGCAACCTTTACTGAAGAAGATCAAACAAGAG GTGGAATCTCCAACTGATAAAGCAGGAAACTTCTTCTGCTCAAACCACTGGGAAGGGGAGAGTCTGAACACTCAGCTGTTCACGCAGGCGTCGCCTGTGGCAGACGTGCCA AATATTCTTACAAGTTCCGTTTTAATGACGCCAGTATCAGAAGATGAAGACAATGTTCTCAAAGCATTTACAGTGCCTAAAAACAGGTCCCTGGCAAGTCCCTTGCAG CCTTGTAGCGGTGCTTGGGAATCCGCATCCTGTGGGAAGACAGACGATCAGATGACAGCTTCCGGTCAGCCTCGGAAATACGTGAATGCCTTCTCAACCCGGACTCTGGTCATGTGA
- the MYB gene encoding transcriptional activator Myb isoform X2 codes for MCDHDYDGLLPKSGKRHLGKTRWTREEDEKLKKLVEQNGTDDWKVIANYLPNRTDVQCQHRWQKVLNPELIKGPWTKEEDQRVIELVQKYGPKRWSVIAKHLKGRIGKQCRERWHNHLNPEVKKTSWTEEEDRIIYQAHKRLGNRWAEIAKLLPGRTDNAIKNHWNSTMRRKVEQEGYLQESSKASQPPVTTNFQKNSHLMGFTHAPPSAQLPPAGQPTVNSDYSYYHISEAQNVSSHVPYPVALHVNIVNVPQPAAAAIQRHYNDEDPEKEKRIKELELLLMSTENELKGQQALPTQNHTGSYPGWHSTTIADHTRPHGDSAPVSCLEEHHSTPSLPADPGSLPEESASPARCMIVHQGTILDNVKNLLEFAETLQFIDSDASSWGDLSSFEFFEEADFSPSQHDAGKALQLQQREGSVNRPAGEPSARASRRKLSEGSLDLPKPFPPVRPSTIPRVILQKKRGQASPFTTGHSSSLVLADVSSSTPKRSPVKSLPFSPSQFLNTSNNHENLDLEMPSLTSTPLNGHKLTVTTPFHRDQTVKIQKENTIFRTPAIKRSILESSPRTPTPFKHALTAQEIKYGPLKMLPQTPSHLVEDLQDVIKQESDESGIVAEFQENGQPLLKKIKQEVESPTDKAGNFFCSNHWEGESLNTQLFTQASPVADVPNILTSSVLMTPVSEDEDNVLKAFTVPKNRSLASPLQPCSGAWESASCGKTDDQMTASGQPRKYVNAFSTRTLVM; via the exons AATCGAACAGATGTGCAGTGCCAGCACCGATGGCAGAAAGTACTAAACCCTGAGCTCATCAAGGGTCCTTGGACCAAAGAGGAAGATCAGAGA GTGATAGAGCTTGTACAGAAATACGGTCCGAAACGTTGGTCTGTTATTGCCAAGCACTTAAAGGGGAGAATTGGAAAACAATGTAGGGAGAGGTGGCATAACCACTTGAATCCAGAAGTTAAGAAAACCTCCTggacagaagaggaagacagaattATTTACCAGGCACACAAGAGACTGGGGAACAGATGGGCAGAAATCGCAAAGCTACTGCCTGGACG AACTGATAATGCTATCAAGAACCACTGGAATTCTACAATGCGTCGTAAGGTTGAGCAGGAAGGTTATCTGCAGGAGTCTTCTAAAGCCAGCCAGCCACCAGTGACCACAAACTTTCAAAAGAACAGCCATTTGATGGGCTTTACGCATGCTCCGCCTTCAGCTCAACTCCCTCCAGCTGGCCAACCCACAGTTAACAGTGACTATTCCTATTACCACATTTCTGAAGCACAAAAC GTCTCCAGTCACGTCCCGTATCCTGTAGCATTACATGTAAATATTGTCAATGTCCCCCAGCCAGCTGCTGCGGCTATTCAG AGACACTATAATGATGAAGACCCTGAGAAAGAAAAGCGAATAAAGGAGTTAGAGTTGCTTCTAATGTCAACTGAGAATGAACTCAAAGGACAGCAGGCTCTTCCA ACACAGAACCACACAGGCAGCTACCCCGGCTGGCACAGCACCACCATTGCCGACCACACCAGACCTCATGGAGACAGTGCACCTGTTTCCTGTTTGGAAGAGCACCACTCCACTCCATCTCTGCCCGCGGATCCCGGCTCCCTACCTGAAGAAAGCGCCTCTCCTGCCAGGTGCATGATCGTCCACCAAGGCACCATCCTGGACAATGTTAAGAACCTCTTAGAATTTGCAGAAACACTTCAATTTATAGATTCT GATGCTTCATCGTGGGGTGATCTCAGCAGTTTTGAATTCTTTGAAGAAGCAGATTTTTCACCTAGCCAACACGATGCAGGCAAAGCCCTCCAGCTTCAGCAGAGAGAAGGCAGTGTGAATAGACCTGCAGGAGAGCCTAGCGCAAGGGCGAGCAGACGCAAGTTGAGTGAGGGTTCACTTGACCTGCCCAAGCCCTTCCCTCCTGTGAGGCCCAGCACAATTCCACGGGTCATCCTTCAAAAAAAGCGGGGCCAGGCCAGCCCCTTCACCACTGGACACTCTAGTTCCTTGGTACTTGCTGACGTCAGCAGTTCAACTCCCAAGCGTTCCCCTGTCAAAAGCCTACCATTCTCCCCCTCGCAG TTCTTAAACACTTCCAATAACCATGAAAACTTAGACTTGGAAATGCCTTCTTTAACTTCCACCCCACTAAATGGTCACAAATTGACTGTTACAACTCCATTTCATAGAGACCAGACTGtgaaaattcaaaaggaaaatactAT cttcagAACTCCAGCTATCAAAAGGTCAATTCTAGAAAGCTCTCCAAGAACTCCTACACCATTCAAACATGCACTCACAGCTCAAGAAATTAAATATGGTCCCTTGAAGATGCTA CCTCAGACACCGTCTCATCTAGTAGAAGACCTCCAGGATGTGATCAAACAGGAATCTGATGAATCTGGGATTGTTGCTGAGTTTCAAGAAAATGGGCAACCTTTACTGAAGAAGATCAAACAAGAG GTGGAATCTCCAACTGATAAAGCAGGAAACTTCTTCTGCTCAAACCACTGGGAAGGGGAGAGTCTGAACACTCAGCTGTTCACGCAGGCGTCGCCTGTGGCAGACGTGCCA AATATTCTTACAAGTTCCGTTTTAATGACGCCAGTATCAGAAGATGAAGACAATGTTCTCAAAGCATTTACAGTGCCTAAAAACAGGTCCCTGGCAAGTCCCTTGCAG CCTTGTAGCGGTGCTTGGGAATCCGCATCCTGTGGGAAGACAGACGATCAGATGACAGCTTCCGGTCAGCCTCGGAAATACGTGAATGCCTTCTCAACCCGGACTCTGGTCATGTGA